In Salvelinus sp. IW2-2015 linkage group LG23, ASM291031v2, whole genome shotgun sequence, a genomic segment contains:
- the LOC111950468 gene encoding pleckstrin homology domain-containing family B member 1, protein MDRSPTIHIALLKSGWLWRQTSILKRWKLNWCDLWIDGSLVFYKTDSRREFEHRVGLKTSCVSVKSGLESAGLSPPENHPSENMVVVQLRDGSTVILCANSEDEALAWKLTIIEARRNPFPYDPYDDSYQSVPMDGNNTIYLTPGSGTHHILIQRDPYDGIGQQVALGLLAGMAAGAAMRSFLWMPLFFC, encoded by the exons ATGGACAGATCTCCGACCATACACATAGCTCTGCTGAAGTCAGGCTGGCTCTGGAGACAGA CATCCATCTTAAAGCGGTGGAAGCTGAATTGGTGTGACCTGTGGATCGATGGGAGCCTGGTCTTCTACAAGACGGACAGCAGGCGAGAATTTGAGCACCGAGTGGGTCTCAAGACCAGCTGTGTGAGCGTCAAGTCTGGCCTGGAGAGTGCAG GTCTCTCTCCCCCAGAGAACCACCCAAGTGAGAACATGGTGGTGGTGCAGCTTAGAGATGGCTCCACTGTGATCCTGTGTGCCAACAGTGAGGACGAGGCACT AGCATGGAAGTTGACAATTATAGAGGCGAGACGAAACCCA TTCCCGTATGACCCATACGACGACTCGTACCAGTCCGTCCCAATGGACGGCAACAACACCATCTACCTCACCCCTGGATCAG gtaCGCACCACATACTGATCCAGAGAGACCCATACGACGGCATAGGACAGCAGGTGGCACTGGGGCTACTGGCGGGCATGGCGGCGGGTGCTGCCATGCGCTCCTTCCTCTGGATGCCCTTGTTCTTCTGTTGA